A portion of the Lolium rigidum isolate FL_2022 chromosome 1, APGP_CSIRO_Lrig_0.1, whole genome shotgun sequence genome contains these proteins:
- the LOC124659390 gene encoding uncharacterized protein LOC124659390, which translates to MELTKQGPHPPLPPPAHRAAQVPYPAAVCCPDNRTAQVHPIVPASQQPGVPTPSAHQSGCRPSSRASSPRPPRQAPSVQTDFPEMFVPQPPPPSASNKMAVSFKVQTLKSPPSTQLSPAKRSVLKGLPPKAHPQDQFDSVRSKFRVTLAAVLSVDSHHQMGHQSAGNVPPLASTGKNMQADGGRIQRFTTAFLVSSKDDDENATKLAASRRSEHVGMLHSNLKPDMTAQVRDDMQQETEHATSGNRAWLCWDPDIAIGASRSMSQPNPKRARVSDVQAGANVSAIASESNRADTTDETTEEKKIRIREAQSLAFAIEEELFKFSGGVNKKYREKCRSLLVNLKDKSNPVLRERVLSGDITPKCLCAMTIEEFASKEFPEMFIPQPSAGKKVTVSPKVQMLKSMPPQLSAGKRFVQKELPPKAHSQMQLSESVRLKFRETLAAALSIESDKQMGQQCAGNVPPLGSAGGNIQADRGRMQGFTTAFQVAGKGDDENVTKVATRRSEHGDMSNSNLRPYMKIEVRDDMQQQTVHVPLGDKVSGNSSVALDDLLQDQGLCWSPIGASQSRSMSQPNPKRAKMSDVQAGVNASEIGTESKRTITTGETIEGKKVRIHKAQSLAFKIEEELFKLFGGVNKKYKEKGRSLLFNLKDKNNPVLKEQVLSGDIAPKYLCAMTIEELASKELSEWRMVKAEEFANMVVLPHREVDVRRLVRKTHKGEFQIEVEETDVTEVGLGGESPSYVPSKHVAVQTKSDDKTSVDNEVNGSDNSVQDGVAGTCNNNTSNNLDYPPNGKSDLMQELMIDALKVKENLPQIMTLDEFLQDPHYQPTGALQDDSRIDKADKALKSDFLPTAKDKADASDFLFHSNLPSPQANCESKLESAMNKSVSILGPVEEPKGDVLVKSPPEKAVAEKPDTVNGSVPESTVHCKITPDAALTHDSIWEGSIQLSSSTLTNMVAIFKSGEKPSTNGWHRFLEIKGRVRLSVFEEFLVEFPKSRSRAIMVTELCWKEGSLESGRHHLSQTIDSYIGDERVGLVKLAEGMELYLCPRGKATQILADHLPKEHSGSLTVAGTSIIGLVVWRRPHVTPTVPPKRQDVPKSRAIISSSVLPRISQPPSCSSNDCRSQQDVVAAEVVPGIGPGAVKDDDDMPEYNFVSVSNSAGNVTTSQTYRGHQDTSLSEDRFREMVRKYGNISVEAHPWNCDGDFDMPEWNPNSQSYLLQTHIPQPQSPYQHQPEYHSMFEYNMTRENQSPLPQAYTQHQHIGMREQQPLPYGHTMQPFHQSYYGVPDDSWQSYHGVPDGSWQSYFPGPDYIQTNDPWNQGLMAWNPW; encoded by the exons ATGGAGCTCACGAAGCAGGGGCCACACCCGCCGCTGCCTCCGCCTGCCCACCGGGCCGCGCAGGTCCCGTACCCCGCCGCCGTGTGCTGCCCTGACAACCGGACCGCGCAGGTGCACCCGATCGTGCCCGCGAGCCAGCAGCCAGGTGTGCCCACTCCCAGCGCACACCAATCCGGTTGCAGGCCTTCGAGCAGGGCATCATCGCCGAGGCCGCCGCGGCAGGCGCCGAGTGTTCAGACGGATTTTCCAGAAATGTTCGTaccacagccgccgccgccctcagCCAGCAATAAGATGGCGGTGTCGTTCAAGGTCCAgacgctgaaatcaccgccgtcgACGCAGCTATCTCCTGCCAAGCGTTCTGTTCTCAAGGGATTGCCCCCAAAGGCTCATCCGCAGGATCAGTTCGATTCGGTGAGATCGAAATTCAGGGTGACTCTGGCTGCTGTGCTGAGTGTCGATTCTCATCACCAAATGGGACATCAATCTGCTGGAAATGTGCCACCTTTGGCATCAACTGGTAAGAACATGCAGgcggacggtggtagaatacaacGATTCACAACTGCCTTCCTGGTTTCAAGTAAAGATGATGATGAAAATGCGACAAAACTTGCTGCTTCTAGAAGAAGTGAGCATGTTGGCATGTTACATAGCAATCTGAAACCAGACATGACAGCACAAGTGAGGGATGATATGCAGCAAGAAACAGAGCATGCCACCTCGGGAAACAGAGCATGGCTTTGCTGGGACCCTGACATTGCCATTGGAGCTTCTCGATCCATGTCACAGCCCAATCCGAAAAGGGCCAGGGTGTCTGATGTTCAAGCTGGGGCAAATGTATCTGCAATTGCTTCAGAGTCTAATAGAGCAGATACCACTGATGAGACAACTGAAGAAAAGAAGATCAGGATTCGTGAGGCCCAGAGTCTAGCATTTGCAATTGAAGAGGAGTTGTTCAAATTTTCTGGAGGAGTTAATAAGAAATACAGGGAGAAATGTAGATCACTCCTGGTTAATCTGAAGGATAAAAGTAATCCTGTGCTCAGGGAACGAGTCTTGTCTGGGGACATAACACCCAAATGCCTATGTGCAATGACTATTGAAGAATTTGCTTCAAAGGAGTTTCCAGAGATGTTTATACCACAGCCCTCGGCCGGCAAGAAGGTGACAGTGTCGCCAAAGGTCCAGATGCTGAAGTCAATGCCGCCACAGTTATCTGCTGGCAAGCGTTTTGTTCAGAAGGAACTGCCACCAAAGGCTCATTCACAGATGCAGTTGTCTGAGTCAGTGCGATTGAAGTTCAGGGAGACTCTGGCTGCTGCGTTGAGTATCGAGTCTGACAAACAGATGGGACAGCAATGTGCTGGAAATGTGCCACCTTTGGGATCAGCTGGTGGGAACATACAGGCAGACCGTGGTAGAATGCAAGGATTCACAACTGCCTTCCAGGTTGCAGGTAAAGGTGATGATGAAAATGTGACAAAAGTTGCTACTAGAAGAAGTGAACACGGTGACATGTCAAATAGCAATCTCAGACCATACATGAAAATAGAAGTGAGGGATGATATGCAGCAACAAACAGTACATGTACCCTTGGGAGACAAAGTATCAGGTAATAGCTCTGTTGCTTTAGATGATCTGTTGCAAGATCAGGGGCTTTGCTGGTCTCCTATTGGAGCTTCTCAATCTCGATCCATGTCACAACCCAATCCAAAAAGGGCCAAGATGTCTGATGTTCAAGCTGGGGTTAATGCATCTGAAATTGGCACAGAGTCTAAAAGAACAATTACCACCGGTGAGACAATTGAAGGAAAGAAGGTCAGGATTCACAAGGCCCAAAGTTTAGCATTTAAAATTGAAGAGGAGCTGTTCAAATTATTTGGAGGAGTTAATAAGAAATACAAGGAGAAGGGTAGATCACTTCTGTTTAATCTGAAAGATAAAAATAATCCCGTGCTCAAGGAACAAGTCTTGTCTGGGGACATAGCACCTAAATACCTATGTGCAATGACTATTGAAGAACTTGCTTCAAAGGAGCTTTCAGAGTGGCGGATGGTTAAAGCTGAAGAGTTTGCAAACATGGTTGTTCTTCCTCATAGAGAAGTGGATGTTAGACGTTTGGTGAGGAAAACGCACAAAGGAGAATTTCAAATTGAAGTAGAAGAAACTGATGTGACAGAAGTTGGGCTTGGGGGTGAATCACCTTCCTATGTTCCATCAAAACATGTTGCAGTTCAAACCAAATCTgatgataaaacaagtgtagacaACGAGGTCAATGGATCAGACAACAGTGTGCAGGATGGTGTTGCCGGAACATGCAACAACAACACGTCGAACAATTTGGATTATCCACCAAATGGGAAAAGTGATCTCATGCAAGAGCTAATGATTGATGCTTTGAAGGTTAAAGAGAATCTTCCACAGATCATGACATTGGATGAATTCTTGCAGGACCCTCATTATCAGCCCACTGGAGCCCTGCAAGATGATTCCCGTATTGACAAAGCTGACAAGGCTTTGAAGTCAGACTTTCTTCCAACAGCTAAAGACAAGGCTGATGCATCAGATTTCCTGTTTCATTCTAATTTGCCATCTCCACAAGCCAATTGTGAGTCCAAGTTAGAATCAGCGATGAACAAATCAGTCTCAATTTTAGGTCCAGTTGAAGAACCAAAGGGAGATGTGTTGGTTAAATCTCCCCCTGAAAAGGCGGTTGCTGAAAAACCAGATACTGTTAATGGCTCTGTTCCTGAATCTACTGTGCACTGTAAGATAACTCCTGATGCTGCACTGACGCATGACAGTATATGGGAGGGATCAATTCAGCTTAGTTCGTCCACACTCACAAATATGGTTGCTATATTTAAAAG TGGTGAAAAGCCGTCTACAAATGGGTGGCACCGCTTTCTTGAGATCAAAGGAAGAGTGAGGCTCAGTGTTTTTGAAGAATTTCTGGTAGAATTTCCTAAATCCAGGAGCCGTGCTATCATG GTAACTGAGTTATGTTGGAAGGAGGGTTCTCTTGAGAGTGGTCGGCAtcatctttcacag ACCATTGACTCGTATATTGGAGATGAGAGAGTAGGTCTAGTGAAGCTTGCGGAAGGGATGGAGTTGTACCTCTGTCCTCGAGGGAAGGCCACTCAGATACTTGCTGACCACCTACCAAAGGAGCACTCAGGCAGTTTAACGGTGGCTGGAACATCTATTATCGGACTCGTCGTGTGGCGGAGACCCCATGTCACACCGACGGTGCCACCCAAGAGGCAAGATGTCCCCAAGAGTCGGGCCATAATTTCTAGTTCAGTTTTGCCCAGGATTTCTCAGCCACCATCTTGCTCTTCCAATGATTGTCGCTCCCAGCAGGATGTTGTAGCCGCTGAGGTTGTTCCGGGCATTGGTCCTGGTGCTGTTAAGGATGATGATGATATGCCAGAATACAATTTTGTGAGCGTCTCAAACTCAGCTGGCAATGTAACGACGTCGCAAACCTACAGGGGCCATCAGGACACCTCTCTCTCGGAAGATCGATTCAGGGAAATGGTTCGCAAGTATGGCAACATCTCTGTTGAAGCCCATCCCTGGAATTGCGATGGTGACTTCGACATGCCAGAGTGGAACCCAAACTCTCAAAGCTATCTCCTGCAGACGCATATTCCACAACCACAGTCCCCTTATCAGCACCAGCCAGAGTACCATTCCATGTTTGAGTACAACATGACACGAGAGAACCAAAGCCCCTTGCCCCAAGCATATACCCAGCACCAGCATATTGGCATGCGTGAGCAGCAGCCTCTGCCTTATGGGCACACAATGCAGCCTTTTCACCAATCCTACTACGGTGTACCAGATGACAGTTGGCAATCCTACCACGGCGTACCAGACGGCAGTTGGCAATCCTACTTCCCTGGGCCTGACTACATTCAAACCAATGACCCTTGGAACCAGGGGCTGATGGCATGGAATCCATGGTAG
- the LOC124659379 gene encoding death-inducer obliterator 1-like, producing the protein MGLTKQEHRPQPPLPSAIHRSAHPVSPKVQMLKPLPSPFSAGKRFAQKELSPRAHPQAQLDPFRSKFRETLAAALSMDPDHHSGQQSAGNVSPVISQPNPKRARMSDGVNASQTGPESDTETITDGATEERKGRIRKAQSLAVTIEEELFKLFGEVNKKYKAKSRSLVFNLKNKNNPALMERVLSGDIPPKCLCAMTKEELASKDLSEWRMDQTSVQEEVKESDNSVQDGVAETCNDNTSSNLDYPANEKSDMTEEPMVDDLQDTENLPEIMTLDEFLDLFYSETHFEDQSAGALQDDPSIDKADKALKSQSSPIAKDDAGALKFQFHSDLRSPQDTFESKLESPVKKSVSMLDPVVESKGDVIFESPPEKVDAEKPDTLNGLIPESDMQCKISPDAALIHGSIWEGAIKLSLTSRSRTNIVAIFKSGEKLSTNEWPRLLGINGKTSLSELKKYLEELPKSRRRAITCTCSQSGHWDAIKFKIGCNVSTVLKVLLQSATNVSSISRRNRIYAVEWM; encoded by the exons ATGGGACTCACGAAACAGGAGCATCGGCCACAGCCGCCGTTGCCTTCTGCTATCCACCGGTCCGCGCACCCGGTGTCCCCGAAGGTCCAGATGCTGAAGCCGCTGCCTTCACCGTTCTCTGCCGGCAAGCGTTTTGCTCAGAAGGAATTGTCCCCAAGGGCTCATCCGCAGGCGCAGCTCGATCCATTCAGATCCAAGTTCAGGGAGACTCTGGCTGCTGCGTTGAGTATGGATCCTGACCACCACTCTGGGCAACAATCTGCTGGAAACGTGTCACCTGTAATATCACAACCCAATCCAAAAAGGGCCAGGATGTCTGATGGGGTCAATGCATCTCAAACTGGGCCAGAGTCTGACACAGAAACTATCACTGATGGGGCAACTGAAGAAAGGAAGGGCAGGATTCGTAAGGCCCAAAGTTTAGCAGTTACAATCGAAGAGGAGCTGTTCAAATTGTTTGGAGAAGTTaacaagaaatacaaggcgaaaaGCAGGTCGCTTGTGTTTaatctgaaaaataaaaacaatccTGCGCTGATGGAGCGAGTCCTGTCTGGAGACATACCACCTAAATGCCTATGTGCAATGACTAAAGAAGAGCTTGCTTCGAAGGACCTTTCAGAGTGGCGGATGGATCAAACAAGCGTGCAGGAGGAGGTCAAGGAATCGGACAACAGTGTTCAAGATGGAGTTGCTGAGACATGCAACGATAACACATCGAGCAATTTGGATTATCCAGCGAATGAGAAAAGTGACATGACGGAAGAACCTATGGTTGATGACTTGCAGGACACGGAGAATCTTCCAGAGATCATGACACTGGATGAATTCTTGGATCTCTTTTATTCAGAAACACATTTTGAAGATCAGTCCGCTGGAGCCCTGCAAGATGATCCTAGTATTGACAAAGCTGATAAGGCTTTGAAGTCACAAAGTTCTCCAATAGCTAAAGACGATGCTGGTGCATTAAAATTCCAATTTCATTCTGATTTACGATCTCCACAAGACACTTTTGAGTCCAAGCTAGAATCGCCCGTAAAAAAATCAGTTTCAATGTTGGATCCAGTTGTAGAATCAAAGGGAGATGTGATATTCGAATCCCCCCCTGAAAAGGTGGATGCTGAAAAACCAGATACTCTAAACGGTTTGATTCCTGAATCAGATATGCAGTGTAAGATAAGTCCTGATGCTGCATTGATTCATGGCAGTATATGGGAGGGAGCAATTAAGCTTAGTTTGACTTCACGGTCACGCACAAATATTGTTGCTATCTTCAAAAG TGGTGAAAAGCTATCTACAAATGAGTGGCCCCGCTTGCTTGGGATCAATGGAAAAACCAGCCTCAGTGAACTTAAAAAATATCTTGAAGAACTTCCTAAATCCAGGAGACGTGCTATAACG TGTACATGTTCACAGTCAGGGCACTGGGATGCCATAAAATTTAAGATTGGATGCAACG TAAGCACAGTTTTGAAAGTCTTACTTCAG TCAGCCACTAATGTCAGTTCAATATCCAGACGCAACAGAATCTATGCAGTTGAGTGGATGTAA